ggccgtggggggatggtttgggtggagtctattactgtggtatgtaaggtaagggTTGTTTTCTCAAGTATGAattaaatctgatcataaataaagaagtcattgcaattttagcaacatttaatagtttgaccttgagagtcaaggccattcaaaggtcaaggtcaaattcaacttgcaaggtacagaaTCCTCATGATAGtttaaaagtatttgaagttttaaagcaatagctttgatactttagaagtaaagttgatctaaacacaaaatttaaccaaatattcaaagttcctaagtaaaaaaagggccataattccgtcaaaatgcaagccagagttatgcaaattgtcctgtacagtccccatatgatagttagcgagtgttcaaGTCTGAATAGCTATGATACTtgaggagtaaagtggaccaaaacccAAATTTTTACGAGAatgtttaattttctaagtataaaagagccatcattctgtcaaaatgccagtcagagttacataactttaccagcacagtccctttatgatcgAAAGTACGTGTTTCAAGTATAAAAGCAACGGCTTTGATAaattagaaataaagtggacctaaacacaaaactttaccaaattttcaaatttctaagtataaaaagggcatataattgtcaaaatgccagccagagttatcttactttgcctgcccagtcccgtcatgatagtaagtaagtgtaccaaattTGAATGCataagctttgatactttatgggAAAaaaggaccaaaacacaaaacttaaccggacgccgacgccgacgctcaggttaagacaatagctcataattttcttttaaaaaaaatgatgagctaaaaatgaagcaAGCAGGGCTGAATAAAATATTTCTCGATGTCAATTACCTAAATATATGCTTTTTCTAATGGACCTAGCATTCGTGTTTGCACATTATTAGGATGGGTCCTCATAATTATAATAACTATTTTCATATGTATAAATCACAAGGCCTGTGTTCGTATACTGGCTAACGACAAATTGCTTGCGACTTTAGTTAAGCCCCATATAAAAGAAGCAATGCAGTTGttttaaatatcacatttattCGCTCCTGACAACTCATTTCGCTACATGTTATATAGAAATCTTTAATAAAGTGTCACATTATATTTCTGATCGATTGTAACGAAATATATTTTGTCTCGAGGTAGTTTAACATGTGCATATACAAACAGGAGGGCAATTCCTATTATCACAAATCAGGTCGAGGCTTAGCTTATTTGCCGTATCTTTTTACACCATGACTCACAATTAAGTacttatatgtacattttataaatgttaaaatcaatagACCTTGAATTACCGTTTGGAGTGGTAACAACCGGTGTTGTGATATCtgaaaaacaaatcaaatgaTCGCGATTTCTTGCGTTGATGGTGTATGCTATTTAAGAAAAGAGAGGTACTTAAATTCTTTTGTCAAGCACGTTTTAAGGCAAAACATTAAAGAAATAAAtcacatacaacaacaacaacaacaacaacaacaacaacaactactactactacgacgactactacgactactactactactactgctactactactactactactactacgacgacgacgactacgactacgactacgactacgactacttctaGACGACGACGACTAGGAGGAGGAAGAAGGACTACTACCACGACAAATGACAACAACcagtactactaatactaatacgaCTACAGGTAcgagctactactactactacgactactactacgactactactacgacgactacgacgacagaCTACTACTACGttcgactactacgactacggctactactactactactactactaccgactACTctgactacgactacgactactacgtactactactatactactactactactaccactacttctctactactacactttttaactactactactttactaattctactactatgctactactactaatacttcttactactacttccacctacttctactactactactactactactactactactactactactactactactactactacaacagcttctactactacttctactaccacgtGTACTCTtattttctactactactacttctactactataatgAGAGAAGTATCATTATTACCTAAACACCTTGGATAATTGCATGAAAAACTAGATTTGCAGCTTCCATCTTCGTTCTGCTTGAACATCACGCCTTTTCCGCATGTAACACTGCACGGTCCCCAGGAACCACATCCAGGTGTATAGGGACATTTATCTGATACAGATTGTGGACAACAAGGTTTATAATCCATCGAGCATATGTGGTttcttatacatttaataaaaaaacgcaATTATCAATagtaataaatttgtttttaacatgaaacttatattatttttccacgactctatatatatatataagtcgcgttctgagaaaactgggcataatgtatgtgcgtaaagtgtcgtcccaaattagcctatgcagtccacacaggctaatcagggacgacgctttccgcttttatgacatttttcgtttaaatgaagtctcttcttagcaaaaatccaattaaggcggaaagtgtcgtcccggattagcctgtgcggactgcacaggctaatctggcacgacactttacgcacatgcattatgcccagttttctaagaacaagactcatataatataataattaataagttAACACATTTCTTGATTTAGTTCTTACATGACGAATTTTCTCGGTAATGTGATCTCTTTATCGACATTTCAGAAAATACCGACAAACAACAAGTTGTTATTTATGTGTGACATAACTGCTACGTGTTCGTGAACAGTATAATTATATCGCATTATAAATACTGATACAATTCATAATATGACAAAAAATACATACCACAAGGGTGCACTACCATCATGTAGAATTAAACAGTCCGCAATTTAGTTTAAATAGATTGCTTTTCCattttatatagatatattaCTTGTCTTCCTTGTTTGAATCGtgttatttcaaacaatattcaGTTTGAACGTTCAAATTCACGCACATCCGTAATAAATCGTGTTTTTATATGAAATCGATTGTATCAGTTACACTTGAATACGTCGTAGGGGAACCCCGAAGTGTAAAGTAACGCACACGTTCAGCATTCAAATGATTAAAGTATGCGTACGAACAATTACTGTGGATATTATAGATAACAATACTcataatggtgaaaaaaaaacttcGACACCCATTTGTTTAAGTAATTGGAATGGCGTAACAATAAATATCAATGATCCACTTGCTTAACAGTGTGATACAGAAAAAAAGCACGATAcacaacacaaatacacacaatgTCAAAAACACATAAAAGTGAACGAAACAGGGGCCTTAAATCGGTGAACGTTAAACAGCCGAGATTAAAATCGGGTTTTAGGAGGTCCTTACATCACACTTAGGCCAgagaatttcacaaaacaatgAAGCGTGAATGCAATTATACAGGAGCCTTGTGTAACTATTTAAGAAAACCTATTTGGTTAAACGTTAGAAAAACACAAATGATATGtttaaaaattaagaatatcGTTTTCAAACGTATTAGTGTTCAATAATACGTAAGTGATGCTGAAAATACTAACTAAACATTTGCAGATGGATAAAATTTTCTAACTGATTCCTAACAAAAAATAGCCTAATCCTTCAGCAAAACAAGACATGCTCTTTTGCGAATATTAAGCTTCTTTGGTTTTCAGTTATTATTCGAGAATTTCGCAGTCAAGCCTCCTAAATCAAACTAAATCTTTCTCCAAACCGGCGTTTGTATTAGAGTTtacaaacaattacataacaatttaataaacagaTCATGCCGGGAATTCCTCTGTCATACAATTGTTACTTTAAATGGAATTACAGCAATCATGAAGTTTTTTATAACAGTACTGTACTTTATATGGTAGTTTTATAATCGTGCAGCATATATTAGCATGTCACTTGCACAGAACATAAAGACATTGAGCATTTTATGAGTAAGTACACTAATTTTGTTGTTTGGAAACTGGTCGATCACGTATATAAGGTGCCTGTACTAACCGACATGCATAAACAATTGGTGAATTGTACTATTTGTGACATCACATGTATTTTATTGagtgaaaaatacattaaatatgcaTGCATTGTAATGTTCAAACCAACTGTTCGAAATATAGTATAATGTATTTGCAGTTTTATCTAAATACTAACAGCGCAAGTTTTAATAGTAACACAGGGGAGATTTTGCATCACAATTATATGGTCAATCAATGCGCTTAGTATGTTAGAAAATTGTGTCCTATTAGTACAGTTGATATAGTCAAGTCGTTGGTTCTTATTGTCGATATACCGTTTCAAGGTCAATTTTTGTTCTTGACTTCTCGATAAGAACTAACTTTACATTGACACCATACaacacaatatttatattaatgtacATGTGCAACACATAAATATTGATTAGAAATTGGTGATTTAATAAGAGTGTGTGCCAAAGAAACACATTGTGCTTATTTATCAGCTTTCATAGAAATATGCTTTGCGGCTTTTTCAGACAGGGGTAATCCCGTGACAACTAAGATGGCGACGTCCGAGCCGAAGCAGGTATTTAACGAAATAAACGATAATCACGTTCTTGCTGATATCGTTGGAAAGTGCgcggcatttaaaaataaataaagtaataaaggTATAAAACGGCGTTATATAtctgtctcggcatggacatcgccatcCCGTGATTACCCCCTTTGTATTTACAATGTGGAAAAAAGTCAACTGTACAGTCAAGAAAATAGTCAATACCAAAAGTTCTAACATTTCGGGAGATGGGCATCAATCGTGATGCATCGAATAGTTCCGGAATCCTCCGCAAGATAGAATTCGGGTCTAATGGTCGCCATCTtggcttgtattactactttactactcaAAATGATATCAGTCTATAGTGTATGGCTGTATACGACGCGCGTTGAACTTACGCAAATTTTTCTGtcgtttttttaatacaaagaacACCGTCAACGTTTATTTGTTGGGCATTTGGACCTATTATCCAAAccatttatttcaataacattAATTCACCACGTTGTTGTCAACCTTTGAAAAAGAATTGACGGTGTTTACAAAACTACCCACAACGAAAGAGAAACTAGATTCGTGAAATTTCGCGATGTAAAGACTAAATATTTGTTTAGTTTCAGGCAGAGAATCCAACAAAGACGATATAATATTTAAGCGATTCCGACTATCATTGCCGACTGCAGTACTGGCTTAAATACCTATTTAGAtcaggggggcatgcgtatactgGAGCTTTCCGTGTTTAAGCGAGGCTAGTTGGAGCTGACTTCCAAGAAGGCGTCTTTTTTCTTGAAGGAGTAGCACCCGGTAAGCCTCgttgtatttcaatttattttaaaagagtaCGCCCTTTCGGATCTATGGAgtttgtgcttccctcgtttGAGAAATCGGATGTACATctattataatacacagaatTGACACGCGTGTACTGTAAATATTACTAAAATCACGATTATTTAATTTTACCGACGTCGTTTCATCTctgataactaatttattgccaaaaatagTTTGACACCCCTTTTTGGCAAAATGAAATAGTTgcgattttagttatattttactgaaCACGTGCATAAATTCTGTATATTATTAGAGAAAATTCTATTTGTATATCCGATTTCTCGAATGTCAAGTAAGTTGACAAccgatttgtggacggttttccttcaatgactttttttatcccgacgtctacgatcttgaaacaaaaacacacgagggaagcacaaacaccgtagagccgagaGGAagcattcatttaaaataaatttagctAAAACGTGGCTTACCGCTACATCTTCACGAAAAAAACAGAAAACGACGACTtattggaagtaagttccaactgaCCTAAATTAAACAGGTCATGTATAAAAattgttttcatcaaaatttTGAATTGGTTGAATATTAATGATCTTATTAATTTACTTGTCTGTAATAATTAagagtatttatttgtaaaacccATGATAGTgtgatataaaaaaaagtttttcatCAAATTAACATTTCGTATTTACTATTATTAGCTCGGATGTTATTGAAGAAAATCCGAGGTGTTGTCATACacagctcgtcgtccggcgtcCTCCGTCCGGTGTCCgccgtccgccatgctaaaaccttaacattggctctaaaatcaaaatgcttccacctacaactttgaaacttcatatgtagatgcaccttgatgagttctacacgccacacccatttttgtgtcactaggtcaaaggtcaaggttactgtgacctctaaacaaaaaacaaataaaataattctgacaagctttcatttatttaaaactgcacgtGCAgcggagcgttggcacccgttatgcggtgctctttttgttatttaatataactaaaaTTTATAATTACCATTATTTTGAAACCaagattttgttaatttaatattttttccaCATTGTCCACATTTATTGATTCAAACTGGAATGTATTGATTATGGTGTTTGCATttcagcattttataatataatattgctttaaaaatgaagtaaaataacaaaaacaaaaagcaTATTTATTATGCATACGTTCGCATGTAAtcgtattataattattttatgtttagcACCAACGATCCCAAATGATTCCATTTATATAAAGTTATCTAATCTGGTGTCATTACACTATTATTGTAGTATTTTGTCGTATTTTGTTCTGGtatattaatgtttaaaacagaaaacacacacacaatagttCCACTTAATTGGAGTAATTGCTAATGTTCGTTTGAAGTGTTAGCAAATAATCGCGTTCAGTTAGTGTTTTGTTGGTGCATGCTATATTTTGCTatattatttcaagtttgatcCTTTCAATGTGGTTGTTTAGGGGCATTTGTTTTCGTGATGTTGTTTGGGTGTATACGCTGTTAAGGTTTCGTCTAAAACCATAACGTAATCTTCATAATACATAAACACAAGCTGCAGACGGTAATAACATTTGTCATTGACACTGTGATAGACTGTCTGATTATTTGTGTTCCCTTTTCCGACAAAGATTCCCATCATCCTTTTAATTTCGGTCATATCTTTTTAATGTACTCATATTCATGATCTTCCAAATTCGGCTGAGAATGCAATGTCTTTGGAACAATGCTTGTTCCAGGAAGTTCTGTATTTATCGTCCCATACGCGTTACTGCTTACACGTCCCTTTAACTCTGCGTATGGATGCTCTCCTGGTCCCGAACTATCGCGTTGAGGCAGCGACAGCGTGTAGTTATTTTCTCTCTCGTCCAGAACATTTTCATACACCGCCTTGCACGCCTTGTCAGCACAGTGCGGTAACACTTCATTTGACGCAAGGTGAGTCAGTGAATGGACATTACTTGCCACCAGTCTTTTGTGATGTTTCCTACAATATAACATGCGTTTAAAATGTGCTAAAAAGAAAAGACAATCAGCAGCTTACATTGTGCAATTTACGTACAATTTGTGACAATaactttatatgtttaatttaagtTCTTTTATACATTCATAACCgtcttaatttattttacgcaagaaAATATACCTGCGGATAAATAAGACGCCAAGAACAATagagatgatgatgacgacggcAGCAACAACTGGAACTGCGACCTCGACCCCTTGCATGGATTCTCCCTTTGCCAGGTCGTGAGATGGAACTAAAATGTTGAGGTAACGTTATTGTATTCACTGATTTTTTAAGCAAGAAGTATTTCAGACGCTGAAATTttacacacatttaaatatataacatgaCCGTAGTATATTATATACTGATTGCATTTCTCAAGAAGCTCTGTTGTGCGGTATAACATTACCTGCATTAGGTGTTTCATAACGAGTTTGTTTGTCAGCTAGAAACACATCGATGGCAGATGATTAGATAACGTACAAAGTTTCTTAATGGAAAAAAATCTTACAGACATTATTTGCAATaactaacattttttttataaactaataaagtcaaataacttcaGCATTTTCCTTTAGTCATGGTATGTAACCGAAAATATCaggaaatgtttaaaaaatatgtgaGCTTCGTCATGCAAAACGTTAATTTATGTGCTTGTTTAGACTTTCCCATTCAGAATCAGTGTAATGGCGTTATTCAAACAACATTAAACCAAAATAGCCTGTTAGTTACTCAcagtatgtttatgtttattttgtttgctgctcaccagcgTCTTAGAGTAAAAAAGAAGGagcttttcaaacttgaatcagGAAGGAaacgtatttaaataatttttgtaagGACTATACACTTGTATAGCGTATCTAAGCAGTAGAAGATTAAATACGCTTTGACCATTATTATCTATAACATTTCCGAAATTTATTGTGAATATTACGTGCAGAAGTGGAGACTGTTGTGGCAGGCCACTTTGTGACATTATCCGTCTTCTTGACAACACTTGCCGTAGTGTGTGTTGTCGACGTCGTCGTCGTTGTGGTTGTAGAAATAGCAGTAGAAGATTTCGTGGCTGAAAGGAATATTAAAGAATTCAAATAGTATGCAATTATTTGCTTTTTCCGATTGTTACTTTGTGTtcccatttattaaaaaatgaaaaatacattttgtattttgattgttttgttattaaaatacgaaataaaaatgtgtgtaaCAAGATTTCACTCGGTTTCAGTTATCTATTTAACCCGTTGTGTTTCAAACGGGAAATTGGATCAATAAAGAAGTATATTCTGCGTATtgcttatttatgtttatttatcaaaataccaACAATCGTAAGGAATGTGATGCATTAATCGCATTATATTCATCATGTAAATAAGATGAACTGTCCTTCCGATGAAAGAGTTAAGTGAACATTGTTTTTCAAGTGACAAAAACATTGATCTCGAAAAGAAATGTAATGTTTAACgtaaagtgtgttttttaagtACACAGTACGTTCACCTGCATTTTCACTGAAAAATAAGTCGCAATCTGCTGAACAGATGGTTTTGTATGGGTCTTGGAGGTGACCTCATATAATGACCCCACACACATGCCACACGTCTCAATTGGCTGtagtaaatacatatatatctcTGCAAATCTAACCTAGAATTAGGTCATTTTTCCGCTGCATGACTGTTCACCAGTATGGACGATGGTAAACTGTCAACAATAACTTGAAGTGTTAATAAGaaacatttcaacacaataaGACTCACAAGTGTTTGAAGTTCTTTTTGTAGAGGTGAAGACCGGCACAGTTGATTCTGAAAAACACATCAGGTTTTCATGTTAAAGCTATCTTGTATAATGTCTCTTTCTTGTAaaactgctgctgatgctgctactactactggtgttagtagtagtagtagaagcagcagcagcatcagtagtagcAGACGCATCAGCAGCATCGCATAATTAGTATTAGTAGCATATAGttaagtatagtagtagtagtgtagtagtagtatagtagtagtgtagtagtagtagtagtagtagtagtagtagtagtagtagtagtagtagtagagagtagtagtagtagtagtagtagtagtagtagtagtagtagtagtagtagtattagtagtagtagtagtaatagtagtagtagtagtagtagtagtagtagtagtagtagtagtagtagtagtagtagtagtagtagtagtagtagtagtagagtagtagtatagtagtagtagtagtagtagtagcagtagtagtagtagtagtagcaccagcagtagaagtagcagcagcagtagtagtagtagtagaagtagtagtagtagtagtagtagtagtagtagtagtagtagtagtagtagtagtagtagtagtagtagtagtagtagtagtagtagtagtagtagtagtagtagtagtagta
This sequence is a window from Dreissena polymorpha isolate Duluth1 chromosome 16, UMN_Dpol_1.0, whole genome shotgun sequence. Protein-coding genes within it:
- the LOC127862402 gene encoding uncharacterized protein LOC127862402 isoform X2 codes for the protein MATKTCESTVPVFTSTKRTSNTSTKSSTAISTTTTTTTSTTHTTASVVKKTDNVTKWPATTVSTSALPSHDLAKGESMQGVEVAVPVVAAVVIIISIVLGVLFIRRKHHKRLVASNVHSLTHLASNEVLPHCADKACKAVYENVLDERENNYTLSLPQRDSSGPGEHPYAELKGRVSSNAYGTINTELPGTSIVPKTLHSQPNLEDHEYEYIKKI
- the LOC127862402 gene encoding uncharacterized protein LOC127862402 isoform X1; translation: MENVNLDYIAQTTLAPNQLCRSSPLQKELQTLPRNLLLLFLQPQRRRRRQHTLRQVLSRRRIMSQSGLPQQSPLLHGESMQGVEVAVPVVAAVVIIISIVLGVLFIRRKHHKRLVASNVHSLTHLASNEVLPHCADKACKAVYENVLDERENNYTLSLPQRDSSGPGEHPYAELKGRVSSNAYGTINTELPGTSIVPKTLHSQPNLEDHEYEYIKKI